A genome region from Streptomyces antimycoticus includes the following:
- a CDS encoding class I SAM-dependent methyltransferase has translation MSAPQGPTFRELVVQALSSVEHGYDLLAPKFDHTGYRTPASVLDSVTGALRELGPFDSGLDVCCGTGAGMGVLRQVCRERITGVDFSAGMLAAGRARTPVAPDAPRTDWVRADVRTLPFGPVFDLAVSFGAFGHFLPRELPGLFAQVHSVLRPGGRFAFPIGAPARPGSRHYWELLAFDTAMRVRNAVWRPRFVMYYRTFRLAEVREELLRAGFEVELRALEELGRRADGSPRCRLVVATRPV, from the coding sequence ATGTCCGCACCCCAGGGCCCCACCTTCCGTGAGCTCGTCGTCCAGGCGCTGTCGTCCGTCGAGCACGGCTACGACCTGCTGGCCCCGAAGTTCGACCACACCGGGTACCGGACCCCGGCGTCGGTGCTGGACTCGGTGACCGGCGCCCTGCGCGAGCTCGGGCCCTTCGACAGCGGCCTCGACGTGTGCTGCGGAACCGGTGCGGGCATGGGCGTGCTGCGGCAGGTGTGCCGGGAGCGGATCACCGGTGTCGACTTCAGCGCGGGCATGCTGGCCGCGGGCCGGGCCCGTACGCCGGTGGCGCCGGACGCCCCGCGCACGGACTGGGTACGCGCCGACGTACGCACCCTTCCGTTCGGGCCGGTCTTCGACCTGGCGGTGAGCTTCGGGGCGTTCGGCCACTTTCTGCCGCGGGAGCTGCCGGGGCTCTTCGCTCAGGTCCACTCCGTGCTCCGCCCGGGCGGCCGGTTCGCCTTCCCGATCGGGGCACCGGCCCGTCCGGGATCCCGGCACTACTGGGAGCTCCTGGCGTTCGACACCGCGATGCGGGTGCGCAACGCGGTGTGGCGGCCGCGCTTTGTGATGTACTACCGGACCTTCCGGCTCGCGGAGGTGCGCGAAGAGCTGCTCCGGGCCGGGTTCGAGGTCGAACTGCGGGCACTGGAGGAGCTCGGCCGGCGGGCGGACGGCAGCCCTCGCTGCCGACTGGTGGTGGCCACCCGGCCGGTCTGA
- a CDS encoding succinate dehydrogenase/fumarate reductase iron-sulfur subunit translates to MKLTLRVWRQKNADTPGAMATYQLDGVSQDMSFLEMLDILNEELIVKGEEPVAFDHDCREGICGACSLVINGDAHGPERTTTCQLHMRSFQDGDTIDIEPWRASAFPVIKDLVVDRSAFDRVIQAGGFITAPTGAAPEAHATPVPKADADFAFEHAECIGCGACVAACPNGAAMLFTSAKINHLNVLPQGSPERETRVLDMVSQMDAEGFGGCTLTGECATACPKGIPLFSITAMNKEWLRATRKVKR, encoded by the coding sequence ATGAAGCTCACCCTGCGCGTCTGGCGCCAGAAGAACGCCGACACCCCCGGTGCCATGGCCACTTACCAGCTCGACGGTGTCTCCCAGGACATGTCCTTCCTGGAGATGCTCGACATCCTCAACGAGGAACTCATCGTCAAGGGTGAGGAGCCGGTGGCCTTCGACCACGACTGCCGTGAGGGCATCTGCGGTGCGTGCAGCCTGGTGATCAACGGTGACGCCCACGGCCCGGAGCGCACCACCACCTGCCAGCTCCATATGCGGTCCTTCCAGGACGGCGACACCATCGACATCGAGCCGTGGCGTGCCTCCGCCTTCCCGGTCATCAAGGACCTGGTGGTGGACCGCTCCGCCTTCGACCGGGTGATCCAGGCCGGTGGCTTCATCACCGCCCCGACCGGGGCCGCGCCGGAGGCACACGCCACTCCGGTGCCCAAGGCGGACGCGGACTTCGCGTTCGAGCACGCCGAGTGCATCGGCTGCGGCGCCTGCGTGGCGGCCTGTCCCAACGGTGCGGCGATGCTGTTCACCTCGGCCAAGATCAACCACCTCAATGTGCTGCCCCAGGGCTCTCCCGAGCGGGAGACCCGGGTGCTGGACATGGTGTCCCAGATGGACGCCGAGGGCTTCGGCGGCTGCACCCTCACCGGTGAGTGCGCCACGGCCTGCCCCAAGGGCATCCCGCTGTTCTCCATCACCGCGATGAACAAGGAGTGGCTGCGGGCGACCCGCAAGGTCAAGCGCTGA
- a CDS encoding succinate dehydrogenase: MALTTRPEQRPTRAERRPSMALTFWQSTLGKKIVMGVTGLIMIGYLCVHLLGNMKIFFGPGEFNGYGHWLRVMGAPVLHHQWGLWIARIVLVAAVVLHGVSAYQLSKRDIKARPQSYVHAKPRMSYATRTMRWGGVILALFIVWHILDLTTGTTHSGGFQEGHPYQNVVDTFSTWYGNVIYIVAMLAMGMHVQHGFWSAAQTLGAGSRTRDRALKATANGLAILLTAGFISIPVGVMTGVVS, from the coding sequence ATGGCATTGACAACGCGGCCGGAGCAGCGTCCGACGCGGGCGGAGCGACGGCCGTCCATGGCGCTCACATTCTGGCAATCGACGCTCGGCAAGAAGATCGTCATGGGCGTGACCGGTCTGATCATGATCGGTTACCTCTGCGTTCACCTGCTCGGGAACATGAAGATCTTCTTCGGTCCCGGGGAGTTCAACGGCTACGGACACTGGCTGCGCGTCATGGGGGCGCCCGTCCTGCACCATCAGTGGGGCCTGTGGATCGCCCGTATCGTCCTGGTCGCCGCGGTGGTCCTGCACGGTGTCTCCGCCTACCAGCTGAGCAAGCGCGACATCAAGGCCCGCCCGCAGAGCTACGTCCACGCCAAGCCACGGATGAGCTATGCCACCCGGACCATGCGCTGGGGCGGGGTGATCCTGGCCCTGTTCATCGTCTGGCACATCCTGGACCTCACCACCGGCACCACGCACAGTGGCGGATTCCAGGAGGGCCACCCGTACCAGAACGTGGTGGACACCTTCTCCACCTGGTACGGGAACGTCATCTACATCGTGGCGATGCTGGCCATGGGCATGCACGTCCAGCACGGCTTCTGGAGCGCCGCGCAGACCCTCGGCGCGGGCAGCCGTACCCGTGACCGCGCCCTCAAGGCCACTGCCAATGGGCTGGCGATTCTTCTCACCGCCGGGTTCATCTCGATACCCGTCGGTGTCATGACCGGAGTGGTGAGCTGA
- a CDS encoding MarR family winged helix-turn-helix transcriptional regulator, which yields MTAEEPEAGQDGDGEHDLLAMLPRLTQLSGAVNRGRLTERAMEAAGVSVDRPAMSVLITLHVAGGPLRVGEIASRMQVVGPHVTRQVNELARRGLAHRVTDPDDQRARLIEPTAEGAAATERYMRTVLGWFGDALAGWSPRDREVFGRLLARFVDDLTAHLDSFDDDGPG from the coding sequence ATGACCGCCGAGGAACCGGAGGCCGGGCAGGACGGCGACGGTGAACACGACCTGCTGGCCATGCTGCCCCGCCTGACGCAGCTCAGCGGTGCCGTGAACCGGGGCCGCCTGACCGAGCGCGCCATGGAGGCCGCCGGTGTATCCGTGGACCGGCCCGCGATGTCGGTGCTGATCACCCTGCATGTGGCGGGCGGTCCCCTGCGCGTGGGGGAGATCGCCTCACGGATGCAGGTCGTCGGGCCCCATGTGACCCGGCAGGTGAACGAGCTGGCGCGGCGCGGACTGGCCCACCGGGTCACCGATCCGGACGATCAGCGCGCTCGGCTCATCGAGCCGACCGCCGAGGGAGCGGCGGCGACCGAACGCTATATGCGGACCGTCCTCGGATGGTTCGGCGACGCCCTCGCGGGCTGGAGCCCGCGCGATCGCGAGGTCTTCGGCCGGCTTCTGGCCCGCTTCGTCGACGACCTCACCGCCCATCTGGACTCCTTCGACGACGATGGGCCCGGCTGA
- a CDS encoding SRPBCC domain-containing protein — protein MYAMRVSRRVNAPRSAVYRALLDASAVAAWRVPDGMTCRVHEFDPREGGTFRISLIYDDPASTGKSGGHTDTYHGRFSRLVPDEQVVEVSEFETPDPALRTTMTITTTLTDAAGGGTDVHILHEGLPDSVPAADNELGTRMSLDKLAELVETGRAPG, from the coding sequence ATGTATGCCATGCGAGTCTCCCGACGTGTGAACGCTCCGCGCTCGGCCGTCTACCGGGCGCTTCTCGACGCGAGCGCCGTCGCGGCCTGGCGGGTGCCCGACGGCATGACCTGCCGGGTGCATGAATTCGACCCCCGCGAAGGGGGCACCTTCCGCATCTCGCTCATCTACGACGACCCGGCGAGTACCGGCAAGTCGGGCGGCCATACGGACACCTATCACGGCCGCTTCAGCCGGCTGGTGCCGGACGAGCAGGTGGTCGAGGTGTCCGAGTTCGAGACCCCGGATCCCGCCCTGCGCACCACGATGACGATCACGACCACGCTCACCGACGCGGCGGGCGGCGGCACGGACGTCCACATCCTGCACGAGGGGCTCCCCGACTCCGTACCGGCCGCCGACAACGAGCTGGGCACCCGTATGAGCCTGGACAAGCTGGCCGAGCTCGTCGAGACGGGCCGGGCGCCCGGCTAG
- a CDS encoding TetR/AcrR family transcriptional regulator, with amino-acid sequence MTIGLRERKKAATRQSLHDAAVRLAAEHGVEHLTVEAIADAATVSRRTFSNYFASKEQALLHHDSARTVRLVELIRARPAEESLMTAVIRAAEQHSTEFAADPAQEEHYRTLRLHPALLPELVATYAAAERDLAEAAEERLPAGPDTPLRAQVLAATLLAAFRVVGQTALERREHDVVDLLRQAIGITREGFR; translated from the coding sequence ATGACTATCGGCCTGCGCGAGCGCAAGAAGGCGGCGACCCGCCAGTCGCTGCACGATGCCGCCGTGCGCCTCGCCGCCGAGCACGGCGTCGAGCACCTCACGGTGGAGGCCATCGCCGATGCCGCCACCGTCTCCCGGCGCACCTTCTCCAACTACTTCGCCAGCAAGGAACAGGCGCTGCTGCATCACGACAGTGCGCGCACGGTCCGGCTGGTCGAGCTGATCCGCGCCCGCCCGGCCGAGGAATCCCTGATGACGGCGGTGATCCGCGCCGCCGAGCAGCACTCCACCGAGTTCGCCGCCGACCCGGCACAGGAGGAGCACTACCGGACCCTGCGACTGCATCCGGCGCTGCTCCCGGAGCTGGTCGCCACCTACGCCGCCGCCGAGCGCGATCTCGCCGAGGCCGCCGAGGAGCGCCTCCCCGCCGGACCGGACACCCCGCTGCGGGCCCAGGTCCTCGCCGCGACCCTGCTCGCCGCCTTCCGTGTCGTCGGGCAGACGGCTCTCGAACGCCGTGAGCACGATGTCGTGGACCTGCTCCGGCAGGCCATCGGCATCACCCGCGAGGGCTTCCGCTGA
- a CDS encoding glycoside hydrolase family 43 protein, translated as MVTASEAASAPTHLPWVADLGDGRYRNPVLNADWSDPDVIRVGPYFYLVASTFNRVPGLPVLRSVDLVNWSVIGHALTELEPEDHFSEPRHGEGVWAPALRHHDGTFWIFYPDPDFGIFMVTATDPRGPWSAPRPVKPGKGLIDPCPLWDDDGQAYLVHAWAKSRSGINNRLTLHRMSPDGTELLDAGRIVVNGDDLPGYTTLEGPKLYKRDGWYWIFAPAGGVTNGWQSAFRSRSIWGPYEDRIVLAQGDSPVNGPHQGAWVTTESGEDWFLHFQDRDAYGRVVHLQPMRWRTDGWPVMGTDDGSGRGTPVLVHTKPRVDGRTEATAPASSDDFSGAELGRQWMWQANADPAWWSLRHSPGRLALVCQPSPVADDLRLLPHVLTQRLPAESFTATTSMSVSTMTAGSRAGLVVLGESYAWVGLRHDGDRIVRVCRTAAQDAAEVDVVTPVPLRRGHSAVRLRVTVRPGAVCQFAAEVDGRGFTPLGAPFPATAGKWIGATVGLFATGPATGGGGGLAEFDWFRVGPISS; from the coding sequence GTGGTGACGGCAAGTGAAGCGGCCTCGGCCCCAACACATCTGCCATGGGTGGCCGACCTGGGGGACGGCCGCTATCGGAACCCGGTGCTCAACGCCGACTGGTCCGACCCCGACGTGATCCGGGTGGGCCCGTACTTCTATCTGGTCGCCTCCACCTTCAACCGGGTTCCCGGACTGCCCGTGCTGCGGTCGGTCGACCTGGTCAACTGGAGCGTCATCGGCCACGCCCTGACCGAGCTGGAGCCCGAGGACCACTTCAGCGAACCGAGACACGGCGAAGGGGTGTGGGCCCCGGCCCTGCGCCATCACGACGGCACGTTCTGGATTTTCTATCCCGACCCCGACTTCGGGATCTTCATGGTGACCGCCACCGATCCGCGAGGGCCATGGAGCGCACCGCGTCCGGTCAAACCGGGCAAGGGGCTGATCGACCCGTGTCCGTTGTGGGACGACGACGGGCAGGCGTATCTGGTCCACGCATGGGCGAAGAGCCGCAGCGGCATCAACAACCGGCTCACGCTGCACCGTATGAGCCCGGACGGAACCGAGCTGCTCGACGCGGGCCGGATCGTGGTCAACGGCGATGACCTCCCCGGCTACACCACACTGGAGGGCCCGAAACTCTACAAGCGGGACGGCTGGTACTGGATCTTCGCGCCCGCCGGAGGTGTCACCAACGGCTGGCAGTCGGCGTTCCGCTCCCGCTCCATCTGGGGGCCGTACGAGGACCGCATCGTCCTCGCCCAGGGCGACTCCCCCGTCAACGGGCCGCACCAGGGAGCGTGGGTGACCACCGAGAGCGGCGAGGACTGGTTTCTGCACTTCCAGGACCGCGATGCCTACGGGCGGGTGGTGCACCTCCAGCCGATGCGGTGGCGCACCGATGGCTGGCCGGTGATGGGCACCGACGACGGCAGCGGCCGGGGTACGCCGGTGCTCGTGCACACCAAGCCCCGTGTGGACGGCCGGACGGAGGCCACCGCGCCGGCCAGTAGCGACGACTTCAGCGGGGCGGAGCTGGGCCGGCAGTGGATGTGGCAGGCGAACGCCGACCCGGCGTGGTGGTCGCTGCGCCACTCCCCGGGGCGGCTCGCCCTGGTCTGCCAACCGAGCCCGGTCGCCGATGACTTGCGGCTGCTGCCCCATGTGCTGACCCAGCGGTTGCCCGCCGAATCGTTCACCGCGACGACCTCGATGAGCGTGTCCACCATGACGGCGGGATCCCGGGCCGGGCTGGTGGTCCTGGGTGAGAGCTACGCCTGGGTGGGCCTGCGCCACGACGGCGACCGGATCGTCCGCGTATGCCGTACCGCGGCCCAGGACGCCGCCGAGGTGGACGTCGTCACGCCGGTGCCGTTGCGGAGGGGGCACTCTGCCGTACGGCTCCGGGTGACCGTGCGGCCGGGAGCGGTGTGCCAGTTCGCGGCCGAGGTGGACGGGCGGGGGTTCACACCGCTCGGGGCGCCGTTCCCGGCGACCGCGGGCAAGTGGATCGGGGCGACCGTGGGACTCTTCGCCACCGGTCCGGCGACCGGCGGCGGGGGCGGACTGGCGGAGTTCGACTGGTTCCGGGTGGGACCGATTTCCTCGTAG